The following are from one region of the Salvia splendens isolate huo1 chromosome 2, SspV2, whole genome shotgun sequence genome:
- the LOC121766113 gene encoding syntaxin-61-like isoform X1, whose amino-acid sequence MSSAQDPFYIVKEEIQDSIDKFLQTFHQWERMPSDSGERIRLTKEILTGSESIEWQVDELDKAITVASRNPALYGIDQKELDSRRRWTSNARDQVKSVKKSVVTGKELNDTSTSNFSEMRRELMRLPNPHHTDQSQKYSADNDDFISSESDRQLLLMRQQDEELDELSASVQRIGGVGLTIHEELLAQEKIVDELGMEMDSTSNRLDFVQKKVAVVMKKAGAKGQIMMICFLLVLFIILFVLVFLT is encoded by the exons ATGTCGTCAGCTCAGGACCCTTTTTACATCGTGAAAGAGGAGATTCAGGATTCt ATTGATAAGTTTCTCCAAACCTTTCACCAATGGGAACGGATGCCTTCTGATAGTGGGGAGAGGATACGCCTCACTAAGGAGATTCTTACTGGATCTGAGAGCATAGAATGGCAG GTAGATGAGTTGGACAAGGCTATAACTGTTGCATCTAGGAATCCTGCTTTGTATGGTATCGATCAAAAGGAGCTGGATAGTCGAAGAAGATGGACAAGCAATGCTCGTGATCAG GTGAAAAGTGTCAAGAAATCAGTTGTAACTGGAAAGGAGTTGAATGACACTAGCACATCTAATTTCAGTGAAATGCGTCGCGAGCTTATGAGACTGCCAAATCCTCATCATACTGATCAATCACAAAAGTACAGTGCAGATAATGATGATTTCATATCATCAGAATCTGACAGACAACTACTTCTCATGAG GCAACAGGATGAAGAACTAGATGAACTTAGTGCCAGTGTGCAAAGGATCGGAGGTGTAGGGCTTACAATACACGAAGAGCTCCTTGCACAG GAGAAAATTGTCGATGAACTTGGCATGGAGATGGACAGCACATCAAATCGTCTTGATTTTGTTCAG AAAAAAGTTGCTGTGGTTATGAAGAAGGCAGGAGCCAAGGGCCAGATCATGATGATCTGTTTTTTACTCGTCTTGTTCATTATTCTATTTGTGCTGGTCTTCCTGACATAG
- the LOC121766113 gene encoding syntaxin-61-like isoform X2, giving the protein MADELDKAITVASRNPALYGIDQKELDSRRRWTSNARDQVKSVKKSVVTGKELNDTSTSNFSEMRRELMRLPNPHHTDQSQKYSADNDDFISSESDRQLLLMRQQDEELDELSASVQRIGGVGLTIHEELLAQEKIVDELGMEMDSTSNRLDFVQKKVAVVMKKAGAKGQIMMICFLLVLFIILFVLVFLT; this is encoded by the exons ATGGCAG ATGAGTTGGACAAGGCTATAACTGTTGCATCTAGGAATCCTGCTTTGTATGGTATCGATCAAAAGGAGCTGGATAGTCGAAGAAGATGGACAAGCAATGCTCGTGATCAG GTGAAAAGTGTCAAGAAATCAGTTGTAACTGGAAAGGAGTTGAATGACACTAGCACATCTAATTTCAGTGAAATGCGTCGCGAGCTTATGAGACTGCCAAATCCTCATCATACTGATCAATCACAAAAGTACAGTGCAGATAATGATGATTTCATATCATCAGAATCTGACAGACAACTACTTCTCATGAG GCAACAGGATGAAGAACTAGATGAACTTAGTGCCAGTGTGCAAAGGATCGGAGGTGTAGGGCTTACAATACACGAAGAGCTCCTTGCACAG GAGAAAATTGTCGATGAACTTGGCATGGAGATGGACAGCACATCAAATCGTCTTGATTTTGTTCAG AAAAAAGTTGCTGTGGTTATGAAGAAGGCAGGAGCCAAGGGCCAGATCATGATGATCTGTTTTTTACTCGTCTTGTTCATTATTCTATTTGTGCTGGTCTTCCTGACATAG